Within the Gadus chalcogrammus isolate NIFS_2021 chromosome 20, NIFS_Gcha_1.0, whole genome shotgun sequence genome, the region CTTCTTGGTCCATAAGGGTTTTGGGAAAATTGGGTCACATCTCTGCTGAGGACGAGCGGATTGAGAGCAAAGAGTGATCCTCCCGCTGTCTAAGTATACACTATTTAGAAAGGTATAGCATTTCAACGCTGCCCTGCTGTGTCCTTGGTGCTGCCCAGCGACGGGGaggttgatatatatatatatatatacgtgcaCAGTGGAAGACGGCCATGTATGGCGTGTGGCAGTGTTCATATTAAGTTTCCCCCCAAACCGGAGAGCCAACATCTGCTCGGAGAGTTAGAGATGTCTATACGAGTGGCCTCAAATTACCAGACCGCCCTGGAGTTTGTCGAAAAAAAGTAATTTGGTCTGGAATTTTCTCAAGgttggaatggggggggggagtccagACGATTTAAATCCAGACAATAATAATAAGCAgtactggtaaaaaaaaaaaatatatgaatccTTGCCTTCGTCTGAGAAATCCAATGTGACCAATTATGGCTTAAAAAAGAtgaaggagggtggggggaggtacTGTTTTGACTACTGAATATTTAATTGTTCCAAATGATGATAAATGATAcgccatttaaaaaatatcaagACCAATGTAATTCTTGTGTTTCTTTCGTTTGTGCAGCGACTTCATTTTCTGGACAGAACCCAGTATCACCTTTTAAAAAGGGATCCGAGCTGCTGTCCTGCCGTTTAGTTGTCTGTGTGACCAACCCCACAGTGACGATttatgttgagtgtgtgtgtgtgtgtgtgtgtgtgtgtgtgtgtgtgtgtgtgtgtgtgtgtgtgtgtgtgtgtgtgtgtgtgtgtgagtgtgtgttcgaAGGCTCGAGACCGACAATAATTTGTTAGGAAGAATACCAATGGGCTGTTGATAACTTCATCAGAAATGTAAATGACAATCACAACATGAAATGACTTCGGTGCGTATCGAGCTCAAGTTGTGCACCGttacagaaatatatatatggagTATGGCATCAGAATttcagctttattggccaggtttgcgtAAACAAACAAGAATTTTGACTTCGGTCAACCCTTTGCTCTCAATGCACAGCATTGGCGTCGGATTCAACTGGAGCTGGATCGCAGCCTGAGGTATTAAATATAACAAATTGAAGGTGGTGTAATATTTCATTAACAGAGGTTGTTTGACAAATTCTGTGTTGGGGGAAGCTCTTCTGCAAAAGTGTGCATATGCACACCGTTTTTACACCCTTTTAACAAAAATATTGTATGCACTGCAGTGTGTCACTTGGCATCTACTTGATTCAAACTAGATCCTcaacataaacgcacacatttGGTTGATTAACTTGCCCGTTTTACAGTTTATTCCTACCCTCAAGCATTGAGGGATTTACAATCAACCCCTAAAACGTTGAAGGTTTATAGGCGAAAATTTTATATGTATAATTTCAAAAGGGACATTGCATCGAGAGGTCCTCAGCGGAGAGCCGTAAAAGAAAATTACAGCCGTCATAAGCCTAGTGGGAAGCACTCGAGACttttcaaagcttttcaaaCCGAAACCGCAACAAAACGAACCAAAGGTAAAGTTAGGCAGGAGTGTGGGGGGAGGGCGATAAGTCTTCTGTGGGCACCACCGGGCACATGAGGGTCCTGGTTGAATACAAACGCTAACTCTAGCGGGGTGGTCCTCTAGGAAATAAAGGAGAGAGAACTACTTCGCCATCCTGTTGGTCTGAGCGTGTAGCCATGCACTCACCTTTTGCACACAGTGTCCCTCTGACAGGTCGCCTCTGTGCAATTCTGCCAAACGGAGGGAGGGAAAAAGGAAATTCAAAATGAGGACCACAATGAGGATCTGTTGTATGAGAGGTAAGGGGGGGCAAATGGCCAGGGGAAGTATTGGAGAAGGGGGCATCTACCGGGGGACCGGGTTGGCTGTTTTCTGTGGCCTCCTCTCCAACTTTTTCTGAAACGCAACACATCGATAATCAATTAAGAGTAGGAGCAGCCAACACCAGCGTTCAAAGCAGTCATCCAGCCTCTTTCTCGCCCCGTTACATAATCAACCATACCCGTCGGCCCATCTGCTTTTACGGTTAGCGGCGACGAAGGCTCTACCAGGATGGGGCCATCCGACTCCGGCGGGCCCGAGGCCACCTCCTGAACCGGGGGGCTGGAGGGCCCGCTGTCCCCCGACGTGGGCTCCCAGCCGGCCTCTGTCCGGCGCGCAAATGACGGCTCCTCCAGACCAGGGAAGCAGATGACCACCAGGTACCAATGAGCCCTGCAGGAGAGACGTAGAGCGAGAGAACCGCTCACGGTGAGGATCTTCTCAAGGGGTCACCAGGGCTTGTGGACATTACCCGAGGTGAACCCAGTTGATGCTGATGGTTGAATGGAGTATGGATTGAGGAGCCTCACTCTAAGTCCATTCTGTCACCATGATAAAGATCAGCTAAACCAGGCCCTCAAAGCATACACTCCTTACAGCTAACATCGCTTTAAGGTTGTGCtttgaagagtgtgtgtgttgtaatacCAAAGCaatgaccaacacacacacacacacacacacacacacacacaggtgtctgcgtttgtgtgtgtgcacattcacTCAATGCAACGGTTGCTTTTGCTCCATTGTTCGACCTGAAGACCCCCAGCTGAAGTCAAGTCGAACATTAGTCTGGTCTAATGTAGCATGTGGTTATCGGAAGGACAgactaccacccccacccacccaccctgcaTCCTGCatcccagccacacacacacacacacacacacacacacaaatactcactCCTGATTGACGGGCACAAACAGGAAGTCCTTCTGGAAGATGTCCACGTGGCGCGTCCATGTCTTGACCCGCTGGTGGCGCCGCAGGCTCTGGCTGACGGTGGCGCCAGTGCCGTCCTCGCTGGCGTTGTCGCGCCGCGTCAGCTGCTTGTAGAAGAAGCTGCTGAAGACGTGCGAGCGCTCCACCACCGCCGCGGGGGCCTGGTCCAGGAGGAACCTggtgaggagacacacacaccacgtcaGCCTTagacacacacgtcaacacccAAGGAACACACCACGTCAGCCCTGGACACACACCAACCCTAGACCAATACCaaccctagacacacacacaacgtcagccatagacacacacaacatcagccatagacacacaccacGGCAACCCCTGTGCATCCACGGATGTTGTGGCAGGGCTCCTAACACACTCCTGTTCCTATACAGCGTTGTCCTCCTACGACTTAAAACACCAAGACATTCAGGGAGACTCAGAGACGTGGGTGGTGATGGCTGGATCTCGAAGTATAGATTtgcaaaaataatacatttgaatattTCTTTAACTCCGTTTGGGATCGGCATTTATTCATGTACAGAGCCCAGATCTCACTTGAGGTAGAAGTCGATGATGACGTCGTTGAGGTACTGTCCGCTGTCAAGGCACTGAAGATCCTCCATCGTCACAGTGATGCCTCCTTTCAATGGCGGCGGAGGGAACTGGATGAGCCTGAGGAAGaaatattattcttattataaaTAGTACGAGTTCTCAGAGCTCCAGCGAGGCAGGGCTCTACCCCCTCCTCGGTGAGCCTGAGTGAGCTGCtcgattggggggggggggggggggggggggggacgtgcctGCGTGCCAGCCCCTGGTGCTTGAACTTGGTCCAGCTGGCATCTGGCGTGGCCCGGGTCACCGTGTAGGACTCCCCGGCTCGGCGGTGACACAGGGTGTACTCTCGCTCGGCGGGCTCGGGTACGGGAGCGGGGGTCGGCTGTGAGGGGACATCGTGTCAGGGAGGGTGtccacaaaaacacgcacacgcgaTGCCTtcggtgtggagagagagaaagacgcaGAAGAAAAAGGAAGCAGAAGCACTACTCACCTCGGCGGGGCACGCCTTCTCGTCGCTCTGCGCGGAGCTCTCTAGCGCCGGGGTCGCCTCGTCGTCTATCACGGTGCTGGGCTCCGACGGTAGGCCGGTGTCGGGGTCGCACACCTGGATGTGCAGGTCAAACAGTGCCGCCGGCTCCGGGGGCGACGCGGGGGGATCCGGCGCGAGCTCCGGACTGTCCTTGGCCCCCAGCAAGCTCAGAAGCTGGGGGTCCAGCCCGATCCTCCTGATGAACTCCAGAGAGTCGTCCAGAGACATCTCCGGCGACTGGATGTCGTCCAGCTCGCTCAGGATGTCCACGGGCCGGTCGGTGTGCAGCTCGGACAGGTTGCTCAGGGAGGCCAGATCCAGGGCCGAGCGCAGCACGGCCGACTCCACGCCTTCCATCCTGGTCCGCAGGCTCAGCAGCAGGAAGGGGCTCACCTGACCTGTGGAAATACAAAAACGCCGGCGTAGGAACGTTCAGGGCTACCCTCCCGAAAACACGTTTCTACACGGGCCGTTGGCTTGTGACATGTGCTCATAGAAAGGTGCTTGTGTTCGTGCTTGTACTCATTCACTGCATGCACGTTCTTTTCTCCGTTTTGTACTTGTCTGTACTTGTGTGTAACGTCTTTTGCTCGGCAGTCTCACCCAGGCTGTCCGTGCGCTGTTGGCCTGACATCTTGAGGAGAAGCGTCTGTGTGGCGACGGCCTGGGGGTAGGAgaccaggagcaggaggaacatGGGGGGCTCGAGGTGCTCGCTCTGGTACCGCAGCCCGCGGGCCTGCAACTCGCTCTGCTCCCACAAGCTGTAGCTCCGCAGCTCCTTAAACTCCACCGCAAATAGCACCGGCAGCTTGCTACTGGAGTCTAAGAGCGACGGGAGCATGTGTTAGCATTAGTCTTTATCCTCGGATATGCAGAAGACATACTGTTGCTGCTACAGCATATACATTGCAAAGCCCTAAATTATACAATTCCTCGCCATCTGTACAACAAGGATCCATGGTAAAAACTTAATGCAGGTCAAAGTAAATGAGGATTTACTGTGATTTAATGTAAGGATTTAATTGGAAGAGACGTTCACAACAATCAGGCTAATCTGATTACCCAGTGcaactttgttttctttggatGTTTTGATGGACTGTGTTTTGGGGGATTATTTAATATACCTGGGTTTAAAGAGCACATGACAAAAACCCTTTGTATAATCTGTTTAAGGTATAAATAGCCTCTCTGAAACCCATTCAGTACAGTGGGTCAAGGCTGAATGTTTAGGACTGACATCAGAAAACAAGCATGTTTTTGCATATTGTTAGaggagaggtcaaagggcaTAGACTAAGCTCTTTACTGGACCTCCCTCAGGGGATATTTCAGGAAGTCCAAGGGGAGTTGGTCTAATCCGCCAGCACAGATACACTCACACTGGTCGAGGTATACTACAGACTGCTGGATGACATAAGGAGAAGATGTTGGGGAAGGTGGATAGAGAGCTTAACATAGCCATGACCGCCATACCagaatcactcactcactccacatAAAAATGTAACATTAATTTGACCTGCTCAATTTTGAGGTCAACCAATAACAGATCCACTTTGCCTGTGTTGAACGAGGTTGACAAGTCTGTAAATGACCATGACCCAACAGAGTATAAAGGGGGAAACACAAAATACAGGCAGATTCACGAATACACGTTGACGTGACAGTTGTAGCTAGTTAGACCCAAGGCTCTTCTTTACCGGTGTTAATGGTAAGCTATGCAAGGCAGAATGCTTTCTGAAAACATCCTATTATCTACAACCTTTTACGGAAAGACAATGAATGACTGGAAGAAATAAAAAGGTCTCTGGTCAGATGAATGTATGAAGATTTGAATGCACATCATTACCTTTTAACGGTATGAGGAGTCGTCTGCCCTGAATCTGTACAGGCAGAGAGAACTATGCATTAGTTGCAGCTCTCTAATGTTaaaaacccaacacacacacccaagtacATGTGAATAGGGCCGGAAGTTACCATGATGTTCCCGTTAGAAAGCCCCTTGTAGCATCCAGAGTGCAGGGCATAGAAGGAGAGGGTCGTGCACGAGTAATCCTGACTGGAAATACTGGACACTAAAAAAGCCTTCAATTCATCATCTGGGAATTTgtcctccaccacctgcagtaaccacacacacacacacacacacacacacacacacacacacacacacacacacacacacacacacacacacacacacacacacacacacacacacacacacacacacacacacacacacacacacaccatgttatCATCATGCTAAGCAGCGTAGCTTTGGCCCCAATAGCCCTTCAAATCACCTCCCCCTGCACCCTCCCCCACAAATGTGATTCATGATGGGAATAACTCCTCAATAAAGAGACTTTATCTTCAAAATgatttatgttatgtttaataaTGAAACCCCAAGGGcactccatcacctccacccaccttTGTGTTGGTGTCTTCTTCCTGAGCGACCGCCGTTTTCTTTGGAGCCTTTTTCAGAGACCCCGTCGCTCCCACACAAACCTTGAGCTGGCTGACAGGACTACAGCGGGGGTCCGGCTCGCCTGCCTCGCTCTCATCGCTGGACAGCACAACTGAGACAAGCACAACGACAAGGCAAAAGAGTTACAAgtttgtcaacacacacacacacacacacacacacacacacacacacacacacacacacacacacacacacacacacacacacacacacacacacacacacacacacacacacacacacacacacacacacacacaggtagaacTCCCAGGTTCAGAAAGCCTTGGGGTTTGAGTAGGTCATTGCAATGATCTTAGCAACACAAACAAGATGTGCAGCTAACGAGTGATTCCCGGCCAGCCCGGGGCTTTTACTTTGTCAAACCGCTGGATTCTTGCAGGTATGAAGACACACTGACGTGACAGGTCTAATGACATTAGAAGGCAGGCAAAGGAAAGTAGCAATCCCCAAAGAACCACATGAGCTCAAAACAGGAAGCACGACAGCTGTTATGCTAGAGTTAGAGAGTGCTGTTATAGTCATGAGGCAGATGgatgcatgtgcacacagcaAAACAAAGCCTGGCTTGCAccgtcacccacacacacagagcacgtTCGCCGTGACAGATAGGTGGACAGAAGTGTTTTCCACTGAACATGAGTGAACTATCTGGCTCTCTACTCACTGGGATCAGAGGCGCCGCTGTCGTCCTTGTTCAGTCCAGGGGATGCGGTCGACTTCCCGGCCCCCGATGGAGAAACGCTCggcctcacgcactctctcccAGACAACGCCCGTCTGTCCAGGGTGATTCGCACCGGCCCGCGGGCcgggctctctgattggctgggatgGCTTCTGCCCCGGACGAGGAACGGCCGTTTGTTTTGGGGTTCTCCGTCTGCCTTTCCATCGCCGGGGTGCCGGAAAAAGCTCCGTGAGAGGTCGCTGGCGGCCGTGGGCGCTCCGTTGCGGTGCCCGCCCGGCGcgtggctccgcctcttcagcTGAAGGCGAGATGTACTTCATGAATCCAACACGGGGAATTTGGGTGGTCACAGCGAGGAGTTACATATTTCAGACGACAGAGGCAACTGAGATGCATTCAAGTGCAGGACGGATGTGGAGAGTGAACGCAAGAGACGGCCCTCTTTTGTATACACATCCTTCGTTTAGAAACGTATACCCAACAAGATGTCCACTCTGCTTCGGTCTACGTTGCGGTCGCTTCCTCCTCGCGCCGAGCGATTGAGATGAACACATTGAAAcgaaacacacatttaaacaaccATGCAACGCATTTGCTTAACACCCACTAGGATCTGTCGCCCGTTCGATCCCGGGTCCGTCCATCTGCCTCGAGGAAGGCCTCGCCGACTGCCGGTCCAGGGGGTGGCGTACGGCCCCCCGCCGGGGACGCAGTGGGGGGCCCACGCGGTTATAAGGGCTGTGGAGACATAATGACACCGCAAAGCTCATTAGAGTGGAAGAACAGAACAaaggaggggccggggggggtcACAGAGTATGAAGAAAACCTGTAAATGTaactgctttttgttgttgttttttacagcGCTATAACATTTTGTGACAGTGCGTACTTAGCCTGGGAGTAGGTCCAACCAAATTACTTTTTTGGGGAAAGGTGAAATTGTCAGGGGAGCAGGCAGCATGGGAATTTGGAAGGGAATGGATTAGTCTTTGATGCCATCTCactgccactgtgtgtgtgtgtgtgtgtgtgtgtgtgtgtgtgtgtgtgtgtgtgtgtgtgtgtgtgtgtgtgtgtgtgtgtgtgtgtgtgtgtgtgtgtgtgtgtgtgtgtgtgtgtgtgtgtgtgtgtgtgtgtgtaatgcaccCACCTCTTCCTTCTGGATATCGGCCGTCTGGTCTTATCGAGGGCTCCCTGACTCCTGTTGCCTCTCTCCTCTGG harbors:
- the senp7 gene encoding sentrin-specific protease 7 isoform X2, which translates into the protein MMEHRKALTISLTVDKDTSINGTNVVEYKVRYPDTQHKKGTTLFEHNQRIIVRLGLASKSPCLILRDVLRTEAGRAFLGRRRCSQLTANGTQTSPNTNGQTPPSSGRRGSRSEEVQKGKRRALAPQSPASNLKTRVGASPRVPDHHITPRRPQEKASQRREATGVREPSIRPDGRYPEGRALITAWAPHCVPGGGPYATPWTGSRRGLPRGRWTDPGSNGRQILLKRRSHAPGGHRNGAPTAASDLSRSFFRHPGDGKADGEPQNKRPFLVRGRSHPSQSESPARGPVRITLDRRALSGRECVRPSVSPSGAGKSTASPGLNKDDSGASDPIVLSSDESEAGEPDPRCSPVSQLKVCVGATGSLKKAPKKTAVAQEEDTNTKVVEDKFPDDELKAFLVSSISSQDYSCTTLSFYALHSGCYKGLSNGNIMIQGRRLLIPLKDSSSKLPVLFAVEFKELRSYSLWEQSELQARGLRYQSEHLEPPMFLLLLVSYPQAVATQTLLLKMSGQQRTDSLGQVSPFLLLSLRTRMEGVESAVLRSALDLASLSNLSELHTDRPVDILSELDDIQSPEMSLDDSLEFIRRIGLDPQLLSLLGAKDSPELAPDPPASPPEPAALFDLHIQVCDPDTGLPSEPSTVIDDEATPALESSAQSDEKACPAEPTPAPVPEPAEREYTLCHRRAGESYTVTRATPDASWTKFKHQGLARRLIQFPPPPLKGGITVTMEDLQCLDSGQYLNDVIIDFYLKFLLDQAPAAVVERSHVFSSFFYKQLTRRDNASEDGTGATVSQSLRRHQRVKTWTRHVDIFQKDFLFVPVNQEAHWYLVVICFPGLEEPSFARRTEAGWEPTSGDSGPSSPPVQEVASGPPESDGPILVEPSSPLTVKADGPTEKVGEEATENSQPGPPNCTEATCQRDTVCKRPCILIMDSLKLSLHERIFKLMREYLQAEWEVRRGSTRDFSAEQMKGAHCRVPLQDNCSDCGLYLLQYVESFLKDPVLHFDLPLRLERWFPRQQVRRKRDEIRDLVLSLYRRQQQPQLGPAGAT
- the senp7 gene encoding sentrin-specific protease 7 isoform X1, whose translation is MMEHRKALTISLTVDKDTSMGNPLKLPKSRSSPERGKLSGHINGTNVVEYKVRYPDTQHKKGTTLFEHNQRIIVRLGLASKSPCLILRDVLRTEAGRAFLGRRRCSQLTANGTQTSPNTNGQTPPSSGRRGSRSEEVQKGKRRALAPQSPASNLKTRVGASPRVPDHHITPRRPQEKASQRREATGVREPSIRPDGRYPEGRALITAWAPHCVPGGGPYATPWTGSRRGLPRGRWTDPGSNGRQILLKRRSHAPGGHRNGAPTAASDLSRSFFRHPGDGKADGEPQNKRPFLVRGRSHPSQSESPARGPVRITLDRRALSGRECVRPSVSPSGAGKSTASPGLNKDDSGASDPIVLSSDESEAGEPDPRCSPVSQLKVCVGATGSLKKAPKKTAVAQEEDTNTKVVEDKFPDDELKAFLVSSISSQDYSCTTLSFYALHSGCYKGLSNGNIMIQGRRLLIPLKDSSSKLPVLFAVEFKELRSYSLWEQSELQARGLRYQSEHLEPPMFLLLLVSYPQAVATQTLLLKMSGQQRTDSLGQVSPFLLLSLRTRMEGVESAVLRSALDLASLSNLSELHTDRPVDILSELDDIQSPEMSLDDSLEFIRRIGLDPQLLSLLGAKDSPELAPDPPASPPEPAALFDLHIQVCDPDTGLPSEPSTVIDDEATPALESSAQSDEKACPAEPTPAPVPEPAEREYTLCHRRAGESYTVTRATPDASWTKFKHQGLARRLIQFPPPPLKGGITVTMEDLQCLDSGQYLNDVIIDFYLKFLLDQAPAAVVERSHVFSSFFYKQLTRRDNASEDGTGATVSQSLRRHQRVKTWTRHVDIFQKDFLFVPVNQEAHWYLVVICFPGLEEPSFARRTEAGWEPTSGDSGPSSPPVQEVASGPPESDGPILVEPSSPLTVKADGPTEKVGEEATENSQPGPPNCTEATCQRDTVCKRPCILIMDSLKLSLHERIFKLMREYLQAEWEVRRGSTRDFSAEQMKGAHCRVPLQDNCSDCGLYLLQYVESFLKDPVLHFDLPLRLERWFPRQQVRRKRDEIRDLVLSLYRRQQQPQLGPAGAT
- the senp7 gene encoding sentrin-specific protease 7 isoform X3, which translates into the protein MEVLIKSPCLILRDVLRTEAGRAFLGRRRCSQLTANGTQTSPNTNGQTPPSSGRRGSRSEEVQKGKRRALAPQSPASNLKTRVGASPRVPDHHITPRRPQEKASQRREATGVREPSIRPDGRYPEGRALITAWAPHCVPGGGPYATPWTGSRRGLPRGRWTDPGSNGRQILLKRRSHAPGGHRNGAPTAASDLSRSFFRHPGDGKADGEPQNKRPFLVRGRSHPSQSESPARGPVRITLDRRALSGRECVRPSVSPSGAGKSTASPGLNKDDSGASDPIVLSSDESEAGEPDPRCSPVSQLKVCVGATGSLKKAPKKTAVAQEEDTNTKVVEDKFPDDELKAFLVSSISSQDYSCTTLSFYALHSGCYKGLSNGNIMIQGRRLLIPLKDSSSKLPVLFAVEFKELRSYSLWEQSELQARGLRYQSEHLEPPMFLLLLVSYPQAVATQTLLLKMSGQQRTDSLGQVSPFLLLSLRTRMEGVESAVLRSALDLASLSNLSELHTDRPVDILSELDDIQSPEMSLDDSLEFIRRIGLDPQLLSLLGAKDSPELAPDPPASPPEPAALFDLHIQVCDPDTGLPSEPSTVIDDEATPALESSAQSDEKACPAEPTPAPVPEPAEREYTLCHRRAGESYTVTRATPDASWTKFKHQGLARRLIQFPPPPLKGGITVTMEDLQCLDSGQYLNDVIIDFYLKFLLDQAPAAVVERSHVFSSFFYKQLTRRDNASEDGTGATVSQSLRRHQRVKTWTRHVDIFQKDFLFVPVNQEAHWYLVVICFPGLEEPSFARRTEAGWEPTSGDSGPSSPPVQEVASGPPESDGPILVEPSSPLTVKADGPTEKVGEEATENSQPGPPNCTEATCQRDTVCKRPCILIMDSLKLSLHERIFKLMREYLQAEWEVRRGSTRDFSAEQMKGAHCRVPLQDNCSDCGLYLLQYVESFLKDPVLHFDLPLRLERWFPRQQVRRKRDEIRDLVLSLYRRQQQPQLGPAGAT